The Amaranthus tricolor cultivar Red isolate AtriRed21 chromosome 2, ASM2621246v1, whole genome shotgun sequence genome contains the following window.
GCTGGttatgtttaaaatttatttaaatatattttagtaaagaagttaaaatatatctagataacataattttaaattcgtatggaattttattatatatttttaataaagtaaatttaatatatattaagactcaaattatatttgaaaaatatgaaaaaaagttGGATAACTTTGATTATGAATGGAGGgagtaaatttatattttataaaaatgataaaaatgtaagctaaaatatcacaattaaaaatgtgaaataataataagataaaaataacgTGCGGCTATCCTTTAAACCCTCTAGGGTTTTACTTGATATTCATTTCCCCTTCGTGATTCCTAAAACCCTAATCTCCGATTACTAGGGTTTCTTCATCCTCGTTCATCGGACAAAAATGGCGACTGCGATGCTTCTCAGAAGGCAATACTCGCTTACATCAAGGCGTGTTATCGCCGCTGTAACATCTTTAATCCATTCTAATCAATCAATCTCATTTTCAACAGTCAAAAATTCGCATTTTCTTGGAAATAATATCGAATCCAACTCTGTATTCAAATCATGTTTTGAAGAAATGAGTAATATGAATTATCGTATGGAATTTCGCGCATCTTTTGCTTCCCAGGCTGCTGGTTTTGCTGTTTCGGATGATTCTTATGATGATAAGAGCAAAGGAGATGAAAGTCTTGAAATTTCTAAGCTTAATGTTCATCAGGATATTGTTTCTTGTTTGGCTACTAGAGGAATCACTAAACTATTTCCAATTCAGGTAATTTTAATAAGGGAATGACATTCGTTACAAATTTATGCTTAACAAGAATCTTATTGTAATGGATTATCTGTTTAGTAAGTTGATGAAATTTGGGTTTTAGTTTATGTTGATCATTATGCTTACTGCTTAGTTTGATGTAATTGTTGTGTTTGCCCTGCTTTTATATTTCTTCAGAGAAGATTATAAATTGGTTAATGGATGTGTTTACTACCACTTATACATAGGATacgaataaattttaaaaagcaatGATATGCGTTGTTATCTAGGAGCTTTAAAATAAGGGAGATGTAGACCATAGAACGGTAATGAGCACGGCAACGGAACGCTGATGCGGTTATCATATCGCCTAAATATCAGTCAAAACTATAAGATATCCCAAAACGCGATTTTTTTAAACCTTTATAACGGGAAATATcggtttgtttattttgaaaacctttacaacgcagCCGATGCGATACGATAcggccttgtttttactctATGATGTAGACCAAAGATACTTGATGGAAAGAAGTGGAAAATTATATGAAAGGGTTGAGATGGTAGATAATCAaaaggaatgaagaaggattattTATGTGGATGGCCATTATGACTATTTATGGGTCATGTAGTGGATCCCAAtatttgggattaaggctttggcattattGTATGAAATTCATTAATTGATGATTCATCATTCATGCTTTTGCATGGTTTAGTAAtcacaatgataaatgaataccTAAAAATTGTTTATGGACATACACCTAAATATTGGCTTGAATCTCTTGCTGTAAGTCAAACCATAACAATTCCTTTTtctcaaaattataatttagaaAGAGGACACATGCTTAGTAATTGGCTAACCGCTTTAGTTGTTTAGTGCGCATGTGTCTTGTTGATTTTTAAATACTAATTGTTAACAAAGAATTTCCATTTCTTACGCTTCCTGTTTTTCATCACAGTAACAAAATGATTTGGTTGTCATTTTAATTAATGATGACAATTACAGACCTTAGGtatgcaaatttttttttttttttgggtgagttggggggggggggggggggggggggttggtTCATCTACATATATGCTTTAGGATCTTGACTAAAATAATTTGTGTTATGTACTACATATATGCTTTAGGATCTTGACTAAAATAATTTGTGTTATGTACTAGGGGAGAGCTTTGATTTTTCTCGTGCAtcacccttttttttttgttggataACTTGTACTACGGGAGATCTCATTATACATTTGTTTCTATTGAGGAGCAATCCCCAGAATGATAATATTTTGTTAGTCGACTTAATTGTTCATGGTACTTTGATGCAAAAACTAGTTTTGTAAATAGAAGAGGGACTAATGTTTTTCTGGTTGCAGCAAGCTGTTCTTGAACCTGCAATGCAAGGCCGTGATATGATTGGCCGTGCGAAAACAGGGACAGGAAAGACCCTTGCTTTTGGGATTCCAATTTTGGATAAAATTACACGCCATAATGCTAAGAATGGGTATGCTTACTTTTATAATATCAGGGAATTTTACTATCTTAGTTTTGCTGCTTGACTGAAGTCATGTAATCTTTTTGTTTACTGCAAGTCGCTGAGTATTTGTGTTGAGTTTCCTTCAGTTATTCCAATGTCTTCCTTTGTTTATGTTTCACTTGCAGGGCTGGGAGAGATCCTCTGGCTTTGGTGTTAGCCCCAACCAGAGAACTTGCTCGGCAGGTTGAGAAGGAGTTTTACGAATCTTCAAAGCTAGACACTTTGTGTGTATATGGGGGTACTCCAATTGGTAGACAAATGCAATCACTCAGCCGCGGTGTTGATGTGATTGTCGGAACCCCTGGTCGGGTGATTGATTTGATAAAGAGAGGGGCTTTGAATCTGTCCCAAGTTCAGTTTGTTGTTCTGGACGAGGCTGATCAGATGCTTAATATCGGATTTGAGGAGGATGTGGAGGTTATATTAGAGAAACTGCCACAAAAGCGCCAAACTTTGATGTTCTCTGCTACAATGCCGCATTCAATCATGAATCTGACTAGAAAATACTTGAAAGAcccattgatgattgatcttgTAAGATTGAAATTACTAAATTAATTGCTTATGCTGTCTATTATAGAATAAGTTTATGACTTAGATTGCTCAGTATTCAATGTAGAATTTGAGTGAGCTATTTTCTTGTTGAATTTGTCTCCCACTAGTGTAAGGGTAGATGAAACTAATGATGGTGAGGGACTCAATAGATTTGTTGGGAAAGAGAGGGAACATTCCTTCTGTGTTTCATTTCATGCTGGATATAGTATTGGTGCTTATGTTGCTGAAAAGCTCAAGtcttgtttgtttgtttgaggGGTTTATTGTGTTAATCGTATGTAGGTTGGAGATTCAGATCAGAAGCTAGCCGAAGGAATAGCTTTGCATTCAGTTCTAGTGGATCATCATTCAAAAGCCGGTGTTATTGGGCCTCTTGTAACggtaattttgtatattttttgatttctcATTTTACTTAATTATCTCGATGAAGATATCTGTCTTTCAATCTGTTTACTGAGTTCTACGTTGCTCTAGGAACATGCAAATGGAGGGAAAACTATTGTTTTCACCCAAACCAAACGTGATGCAGATAATTTAGCTTTTGCATTGGGGAGTAAAAACTACAAATGTGAACCCTTACATGGGGATATCGCTCAAGGTCAGAGGGAGAGAACGCTTAAACGGTTTAGGGACGGAAACATCAATATCTTGGTTGCCACTGATGTTGCTGCTCGTGGTCTTGACATTCCAAATGTTGATCTGGTAGTTACTTTTTAGCTTCTGAAATTGAAAGTTTTGGTACTGCTAAAATTTGTTGCTACTTGTGGCCTCCTCTGAAGTTACTTTGTCAGCATGTTATCTCTGAAAGCAATATTAGTTGTGGATTCTCTGAAAGTCATATTGTAGTTTAGCATAATTGACCATTGCAACAAACTCTAGCATTATTTTCATGGTGGAACACAGGTTGCAAGTTACTTTCGTGCTGCTTTGGTATGCAGGATCATGAAAGGGAATTAGTAATTGGGACCCAGTTTCCCTTAGGCCTTGCCTAGATTCAAGTTACTCCCTCATTCGTGTAAAATTGCATCCCTTTTTTAGTTGtaaaattaacttttagttAAAGATTAAGATAAAACACAAGTGAATGGAAGAAATGAGCAGATGGGATGAACTAGAAAGAATGAGTttgtagatgagattaaaaaaaatgtagtaCTCttaccaaaaaagaaaattgtgcGAAGTAAATGAGATACACTTAAATATAAATAGTTCTAATTTATAAGGACAAAGAATAAATTTAAGGAAGTTATTTCGGTGACTATGAAATTGGGGATTAAGTTCAATAGGGAAATTAGTCGTAGGcatttttttctttatgttaAAGTATTTTAATGGATAGAAAAAATGAAATTCAAATGATGGATTCTCCAACAAATTC
Protein-coding sequences here:
- the LOC130806113 gene encoding DEAD-box ATP-dependent RNA helicase 53, mitochondrial-like; this encodes MATAMLLRRQYSLTSRRVIAAVTSLIHSNQSISFSTVKNSHFLGNNIESNSVFKSCFEEMSNMNYRMEFRASFASQAAGFAVSDDSYDDKSKGDESLEISKLNVHQDIVSCLATRGITKLFPIQQAVLEPAMQGRDMIGRAKTGTGKTLAFGIPILDKITRHNAKNGAGRDPLALVLAPTRELARQVEKEFYESSKLDTLCVYGGTPIGRQMQSLSRGVDVIVGTPGRVIDLIKRGALNLSQVQFVVLDEADQMLNIGFEEDVEVILEKLPQKRQTLMFSATMPHSIMNLTRKYLKDPLMIDLVGDSDQKLAEGIALHSVLVDHHSKAGVIGPLVTEHANGGKTIVFTQTKRDADNLAFALGSKNYKCEPLHGDIAQGQRERTLKRFRDGNINILVATDVAARGLDIPNVDLIIHYELPTNSENFVHRSGRTGRAGKKGTAITLYSSDQRRALQIIQRDVGCRFHELPPVASDGTSMQMGMGGSNRFGNSGFTRSGGYGNYNSGGYGGDSYSRRPGNYGNMNFGGSRGSGSGGFSRSGGEYSSGGNFGRSNYGQTRGGGFGDFGRTDKSGGFGNFGDGRSTQSRNANSNRFGSFGDDKF